The proteins below are encoded in one region of Antennarius striatus isolate MH-2024 chromosome 7, ASM4005453v1, whole genome shotgun sequence:
- the myo1f gene encoding unconventional myosin-If — translation MAKYHWQSQNVKHSGVDDMVLLSKINEDAIVENLKKRYMDDYIFTYIGPVLISVNPFKQMPYFTDREIEVYQGAAQYENPPHIYALTDNMYRNMMIDGENQCVIISGESGAGKTVAAKYIMGYISKVSGGGPKVQHVKDIILQSNPLLEAFGNAKTIRNNNSSRFGKYFEIQFSRGGEPDGGKISNFLLEKSRVVSQNESERNFHIYYQLIEGTNAQQKECLGIMTPDYYCYLNQSGTYKVDGTNDSKDFRETMEAMRVIGIPGETQTQVLQIIAGILHLGNISFIEAGNYAQVESADLLAFPAYLLGINPDRLQDKLTSRKMDSKWGGKSESINVTLNQEQATYTRDALAKTLYARLFDYLVEAINKAIQKPHEEFSIGVLDIYGFEIFQRNGFEQFCINFVNEKLQQIFIELTLKAEQEEYVQEGIRWTPIEYFNNKIVCDLIENKLNPPGIMSVLDDVCATMHATGEGVDGTLLQKLQAAVGTHEHFNNWSSGFVIHHYAGKVSYDINGFCERNRDVLFPDLIELMQSSEYKSISSLFPENLNTDKKGRPTTAGSKIKKQANDLVNTLMKCTPHYIRCIKPNETKRARDWEESRVRHQVEYLGLRENIRVRRAGFAYRRVFNKFLMRYAILTAETWPCWKGPEQKGVLHILKSVNVDNDQYQMGRTKVFVKNPESLFLLEEMRERKFDTFARIIQKSWRRFIARKKYEQMREEASDILYNSKERRKNSINRNFVGDYLGLEHRPELRQFLTKRERIDFADSVNKFDRRFKSIKRDLILTPKGIYLIGREKVKKGEEKGQIKEVLKRKLEFGSINGVSLSTRQDDFFILHESQYDSLLESNFKTEFLSLLSKRYEEVTRRKLTISFTDRLEFRVKKEGWGGGGSRLVVFQRGQGDLAQLKPGGKTLSITIGDGLPKSSKPSRKGAQQFGGRERNNVSTRAHQNGAAKFNRPPVHRPSVTTYSTPHKQSWQPSSAPPKLGTQRAPRAPAHNQHNQGNMDFLNVPDEGMSGKQRKRSISHRPPPPPQPRPQKPRCRALYQYTGQDTDEISFEYNDVFELIKEDPSGWWTGKIRGKEGLFPGNYVEKI, via the exons ATG GCTAAGTATCACTGGCAGAGTCAAAATGTGAAGCACAGCGGGGTGGACGATATGGTGCTGCTGTCCAAGATCAACGAGGACGCCATCGTAGAAAACCTCAAGAAGAGGTACATGGATGACTACATCTTT ACTTACATTGGTCCTGTATTGATATCAGTTAACCCCTTCAAGCAGATGCCCTACTTCACCGACAGAGAGATAGAAGTCTATCAAGGAGCT GCCCAATACGAAAATCCTCCTCACATCTACGCTCTGACTGATAACATGTACAGAAACATGATGATCGATGGGGAGAACCAGTGTGTCATCATCAG TGGTGAGAGCGGCGCTGGAAAAACAGTGGCGGCCAAATATATCATGGGTTACATTTCTAAAGTATCTGGGGGAGGACCTAAAGTTCAA catGTAAAAGACATCATCCTACAATCAAATCCTTTGCTGGAGGCTTTTGGGAATGCTAAGACCATCAGAAACAACAACTCCAGCCGTTTT GGTAAATACTTTGAGATCCAGttcagcagaggaggagaaccAGATGGAGGAAAGATTTCCAACTTCCTGCTGGAGAAGTCGAGGGTGGTGAGCCAGAATGAGAGCGAGAGGAACTTCCACATCTACTATCAG CTGATAGAGGGCACTAACGCTCAGCAGAAAGAATGTCTCGGTATCATGACTCCAGACTACTACTGCTACCTCAACCAGTCTGGGACCTATAAGGTGGATGGAACCAATGACAGCAAGGACTTCAGAGAGACTATG GAAGCCATGCGGGTGATTGGGATCCCAGGTGAGACCCAGACTCAGGTGCTGCAGATCATTGCAGGCATTCTTCACCTGGGGAACATCAGCTTCATAGAAGCAGGCAACTATGCACAGGTGGAGAGCGCTGACT TGCTTGCCTTCCCTGCCTATCTGCTGGGCATCAACCCCGACCGTCTGCAGGACAAGCTGACCAGTCGGAAGATGGATTCAAAGTGGGGAGGGAAGTCTGAGTCAATCAACGTGACCCTGAACCAGGAGCAGGCCACCTACACAAGAGATGCCCTGGCCAAAACCCTCTATGCAAGACTGTTTGACTACCTAGTAGAG GCCATAAATAAAGCAATCCAGAAACCCCATGAAGAATTCAGCATAGGAGTTCTTGACATTTACGGCTTTGAGATATTTCAG AGAAATGGCTTTGAGCAGTTCTGCATCAACTTTGTCAACGAGAAGCTGCAGCAGATCTTTATTGAACTGACTCTGAAGGCTGAACAG GAAGAGTACGTTCAGGAGGGCATCAGGTGGACTCCCATCGAGTACTTCAACAACAAGATTGTGTGCGACCTCATTGAAAATAAATTG AACCCTCCTGGCATAATGAGCGTTCTGGATGATGTGTGCGCTACCATGCATGCCACAGGAGAGGGAGTTGATGGCACGCTGCTGCAGAAGCTGCAGGCTGCTGTAGGAACGCATGAACATTTCAACAACTGGAGCTCCGGCTTTGTCATACATCACTACGCCGGCAAG GTATCGTATGATATCAACGGCTTCTGTGAGAGAAACCGGGACGTGCTTTTCCCTGATCTTATAGAACTCATGCAGAGCAGCGAATA TAAAAGCATCTCCAGTTTATTTCCTGAAAACCTAAACACAGATAAGAAAGGCAGGCCCACCACGGCGGGCTCAAAGATCAAG AAACAAGCTAATGATTTGGTGAACACGCTGATGAAATGCACTCCACATTACATCCGCTGCATCAaaccaaatgagacaaaaaggGCACGGGATTGGGAGGAGAGCAG AGTTCGGCATCAAGTCGAATACCTGGGACTGCGGGAAAACATACGTGTGAGAAGGGCTGGGTTTGCATATCGCAGAGTGTTCAATAAGTTCCTGATGAG ATACGCCATCCTCACAGCTGAGACCTGGCCATGTTGGAAGGGTCCGGAGCAAAAGGGGGTTCTTCACATCCTCAAGTCTGTCAATGTGGATAATGATCAATACCAGATGGGACGCACCAAGGTGTTTGTCAAGAACCCTGAGTCA CTTTTCCTGCTTGAGGAGATGAGGGAAAGAAAATTTGACACTTTTGCTAGAATCATTCAGAAATCGTGGAGAAGATTCATTGCCAGGAAGAAGTACGAACAGATGAGAGAGGAGG CTTCAGACATCCTGTACAACTCCAAAGAGCGGAGGAAGAACAGCATCAACAGAAACTTTGTTGGAGATTACCTGGGTCTGGAGCACAGGCCCGAACTGCGACAGTTTCTGACCAAGAGGGAACGGATCGACTTCGCTGATTCCGTCAACAAGTTCGATCGCAGATTCAAG TCCATCAAGAGAGATTTGATCTTGACCCCTAAGGGCATCTATCTGATTGGTCGAGAGAAGGTGAAGAAAGGGGAAGAGAAAGGGCAGATAAAGGAGGTGTTGAAACGAAAACTGGAGTTTGGAAGCATCAATGGCGTCTCCCTCAG TACCAGACAGGATGATTTCTTCATTCTCCACGAGTCCCAGTACGACAGTCTGCTGGAGTCCAACTTTAAGACAGAGTTCctcagtctgctctcaaaacgcTATGAGGAAGTAACCAGGAGGAAACTGACAATCTCCTTCACTGACCG GCTAGAGTTCAGAGTGAAGAAAGAGGGCTGGGGTGGAGGGGGCTCCAGGTTGGTGGTCTTTCAGAGGGGGCAAGGTGACCTGGCTCAGCTCAAACCTGGAGGAAAGACCCTTTCAATCACAATTGGGGACGGTCTGCCCAAGTCCTCCA AGCCCAGCAGGAAAGGCGCTCAACAGTTTGGTGGTAGAGAGAGAAATAATGTCAGCACCAGAG CACACCAAAATGGAGCTGCCAAGTTCAACAGACCCCCTGTCCACCGTCCGTCAGTTACCACATATTCCACCCCGCACAAACAAAGCTGGCAACCCTCCTCGGCTCCACCCAAACTCGGCACCCAGAGAGCCCCCCGAGCACCAGCCCACAACCAGCACAACCAGGGGAACATGGACTTCCTGAATGTGCCCGATGAAGGCATGTCAGG GAAGCAAAGAAAAAGGAGCATCAGTCATCGGCCTCCTCCTCCGCCACAGCCTCGACCTCAGAAGCCTCGCTGCCGGGCCTTATATCAGTACACGGGCCAGGACACAGATGAGATCAGCTTTGAGTACAATGACGTGTTCGAACTCATCAAAGAAG ACCCATCAGGCTGGTGGACAGGAAAGATTCGAGGAAAGGAAGGACTGTTCCCCGGGAACTATGTGGAGAAGATTTGA
- the acer1 gene encoding alkaline ceramidase 1 → MGGVYSSEKMARVFSYESSDVDWCEDNYKHSENVAEYFNTMSSFIFFIISPIMLYLFHPYAKERHLAIHLVWIMMIFVGIFSAYFHMTLSFMGQMLDELSILWVLAVGYSMWFPRKLFPFFIKDRYKFSGLIIVATIITTASSFVKPTANAYALNFFGIHILYVVIQEMRGCTDQKLLQLARLSIGLWLLAISCWISDRFGCSFWQRLGFCYMHGIWHILIVIAVAYATTLVAYLDANYEIPYSLPGLQYWPSDKWPVGFPQIVLKATTKTQKRC, encoded by the exons ATGGGAG GTGTTTACTCAAGTGAAAAGATGGCCCGAGTGTTTTCCTACGAGAGCTCGGATGTAGATTGGTGTGAAGATAATTACAAACACTCAGAAAATGTAGCTGAGTACTTCAACACT ATGAgcagctttattttctttatcataTCCCCCATCATGCTGTACCTTTTTCACCCCTATGCCAAAGAGAGGCACCTGGCCATTCATTTGGTGTGGATCATGATGATATTTGTAG gaatcTTCTCTGCTTATTTCCACATGACGCTCAGTTTTATGGGCCAGATGTTGGACGAGCTGTCTATCCTCTGGGTGCTGGCGGTGGGATATTCTATGTGGTTTCCACGCAAgctctttccttttttcataaAAGACAG GTATAAATTTTCAGGCCTCATCATTGTGGCTACTATCATCACCACAGCATCATCATTCGTCAAACCCACCGCCAATGCCTACGCCTTGAACTTCTTTGGCATCCATATACTTTACGTGGTGATCCAAGAGATGAGAGG ttgCACTGACCAGAAACTTTTGCAGCTGGCCAGGCTGTCGATAGGTCTGTGGTTGCTCGCCATCTCCTGCTGGATTAGTGACCGATTTGGTTGCAGCTTCTGGCAGAGGTTAGGTTTCTGCTACATGCACGGCATCTG GCACATTCTGATTGTGATAGCTGTGGCCTATGCTACCACTTTGGTGGCTTACCTAGATGCCAACTATGAGATACCGTACTCTCTGCCTGGGCTGCAGTACTGGCCAAGTGATAAATGGCCTGTTGGTTTCCCACAAATTGTCCTGAAGGCTACGACCAAAACACAGAAGCGGtgttaa